The following are encoded together in the Carassius auratus strain Wakin unplaced genomic scaffold, ASM336829v1 scaf_tig00215963, whole genome shotgun sequence genome:
- the LOC113096519 gene encoding protein Wnt-8b-like, with protein MFMHLEVYYYAFILMAHMKSCCSWSVNNFLMTGPKAYLIYSSSVAAGAQSGIEECKYQFAWDRWNCPERTLQLSTHSGLRSANRETAFFHAISSAGVMYTLTRNCSLGDFDNCGCDDTRNGQRGGQGWLWGGCSDNVGFGEAISKQFVDALETGQDARAAMNLHNNEVGRKAVKGTMQRTCKCHGVSGSCTTQTCWLQLPEFREVGNYLKEKYHRAVKVDLLRGAGNSAASRGAIAETFSSISRKELVHLEDSPDYCLENRTLGLPGTEGRECLRKGKNLSKWEKRSCKRLCGECGLAVEERRAETVSSCNCKFHWCCAVKCDQCRKIVTKYYCVKRTKRVKNDSASRRKSYRLKKKH; from the exons GCCTACTTGATCTACTCCAGCAGTGTGGCCGCAGGAGCTCAGAGTGGGATTGAAGAGTGCAAATATCAGTTTGCGTGGGACCGCTGGAACTGCCCAGAGAGGACTCTTCAGCTCTCCACCCACAGTGGACTCAGAAGCG CAAACAGAGAGACAGCGTTTTTCCATGCCATCAGCTCTGCTGGAGTCATGTATACCCTCACCAGGAACTGTAGCCTCGGTGACTTTGACAACTGCGGATGTGATGACACAAGGAACGGCCAAAGAG GTGGTCAGGGATGGCTATGGGGAGGCTGCAGCGATAATGTTGGATTCGGAGAGGCCATCTCCAAGCAGTTTGTGGATGCTCTGGAAACTGGACAGGATGCACGAGCCGCCATGAACCTGCACAACAACGAAGTAGGACGCAAG GCAGTGAAAGGAACCATGCAGAGGACGTGCAAGTGCCATGGAGTGTCTGGCAGCTGCACCACTCAGACCTGCTGGCTGCAGTTGCCAGAGTTTCGAGAGGTGGGTAACTACCTAAAGGAGAAATATCACAGGGCCGTGAAAGTGGACCTGTTGCGTGGCGCGGGCAACAGTGCAGCCAGCCGCGGCGCGATTGCGGAGACCTTCAGCTCAATCTCGCGCAAAGAGCTGGTGCACTTGGAGGATTCCCCTGACTACTGCTTGGAGAACCGCACTCTGGGCTTGCCAGGAACAGAGGGCCGCGAGTGCTTGAGAAAGGGCAAGAATCTGAGCAAATGGGAGAAGCGTAGCTGCAAGCGGCTGTGTGGAGAGTGCGGTCTGGCTGTGGAGGAACGCAGGGCCGAAACCGTGTCTAGCTGCAACTGCAAATTCCACTGGTGTTGCGCTGTAAAATGCGACCAGTGCCGCAAAATTGTCACAAAGTACTACTGTGTGAAGAGAACCAAACGGGTCAAGAACGATAGTGCCAGCCGTAGGAAAAGCTATCGGTTGAAGAAGAAGCACTAG